The genomic stretch ACGAACTTGCGAAAGAGGAATGACATTTGTTTACTAGAATTAACtaaaattaacatccataagaCTCGATTACATAAATTAAGACGATTTTGCGGTGCAAATGACGTAGACTCAAAGTAATTGTGTTTGtgtagaagaaagaaagaaaatgtaACGCATAACCAAACAACATAAGAAGGAAATGCAAGCCTGCTTCCGTTAATTATTCTAAAAGTTGCAATCATGAAATAGACATGATATGATAATGATCAACCCAGCAGCAACTATATTTGCTTTCTCATATTATGCACAATCATCACTAGTGACCGTTGACAAGGATATTCAATTAACTATACCTAGAACAATAATGCTTATGCtgtaaaaatgtaaagaaataagtttgatgtttctattttatttttattttctgatAATTTATTTCCGATTTTGGACACTACTACCTATCAATTAATGGTAAATCGAGTACAATTTAATGACAATTTTTTTCGGTGTTAATCATTCGGTTTAATTAGTCCAGATTCGAGTCTTGTAGGATCACTAGGGTATTAGGCGGTAAAATTCTCCCTCATGAGTTTTTAACACCGCTGTATTTTTAGGACTCGAACACAAGACCTTTGGTTAAGCTAAAATAACTCCATGCCAGTTGCCATGGTACCTAATGACAATAATGGACATGGTCGAACGTGTGGATGGGGTGAGCATCACCAATTCTGCCTAGCCGAAATATATGATTATATGGTTAGACATAAAGTTTACTTACTTcgaatccatttttgaaataatggtcaaaaataaaatatttgttattttgggtcggttttaaaaatatttgtcaaaatgatgTCCACGTAGActcgggatttctggacctaaaacacgccactacccatggcgtgtttataatgagtacggaaagaaacttcattaaaaaatggactaaaacaaacacgccattgggaatgacgggtttcggaggggaaacacgccacccctaatggcgtgtcttatgtaattttttttttttttttttttaaagttcagtcagttgaggaaaaaaattgttgtaaagacacgccactactaatggcgtgtttccttcacaaaacacgtcattagtagtggcgtatttcaggtctagaaatcccgagcctacgtggacaccattttgacaaatattttcaaaaccgatccaaaacgacaaatattttatttttgaccattatttcaaaaatggactcacTTACTTCCTGCAGAGCCGAGTGAATAATACAGGCGGTGTAATATAATTACAACTTCTAATTTAGATGGACCGAAAATTagcaaaaaaattaaataaatgaaTAATCTACCTCCTgttcaaatgattaaaagcaatcacaaattttgatttgtgacgaatATATTTGTCGCAAACTTGCAACGGGTCAAGTATTACCCATGTggagtagataagacaaaagcaaaatTCTCAGGGAGTAACaatctgttttgtcttatctacccacatgAGTATTATTtaacccgtcgcaagcttgtgacggatatgtccgtcacaagagagacttaCTGAAAAGCAATTTAACACAAGATTGTTCATTTTAAAGTTACATAAACGTCATATTAGTTAGAAAAACTGCTCATTCTTAAGACGCGTATATCCCTTTTAAAATTAAGACGAATCAAATAGTTTTTACTCGGATAGATGAGAccattttttattagttttcacTTTTCACAAATAAAAAATCTCAATCTATCCTATTTAACACGTTTTGAATACAAGATGGATAGATCCGTTTAGGACAAGAATTTGGGTTAAGCAAACGTACAAATATGTGTTTCACGTATCCGGTATGGCGGAGAATTTACCGAATGGATTACCATTTTGTTATGTTTTcaattcataaataaaatacacgTAATGCAACACCGACGCCTTTATTAACGTCTCACACCTCCACTCCTCCCAACATAACTACtcttctcccttctctctctaaaaaccctCTCTTTTTACCTCTTTTTCCGACACCATTCGCCGGAATTTCGTCAACCCACTTCATATTTTCAAAAACCCATTAATTTCCAACCTTCATTTCATTCAATTATTTTTCTGGGTTTCATCCAATTTATTATACTTCTATCATTCTATACTACATGTGTTTTACTGCATGTAGACTTCTATTAATTCCACACTTTTAACTGTTTTGCTCTTAATTTCATCCTACATTGCTTAATTTTGGTAATTAATTCTTGATTTCCTTATCTAGCCAATATGAtaaactattttaatttaatatttcaaTATAGTTTCCTTAATTATTAAAATCAGTACTAATTTTTTGATTATTTCCTTCTATTTCAACACATTTCATCATAATTGTTACTAAATTAAGCATCCAAATCATATCAAATATCATATAATTATACTTGAAATCATGAAAGATTGAAGCTTTTCAACAAATAGAGCAGAAAATAAATGGTGGGTAGTTGTGAAAAAACAGAGGAATTTGCAATAACAATGTGTAAAATACAAGAATgttctagagagagaaagagagtatgGGAAATGGGGAATAAATTGAAGACAATATTGAGTGATTCTTCAAAATTTGATAAATGGAGAGCAACAATGAATCGATCTAGTAGAGTTAAATTAATGTTAAGAGCAATTTCTACAGTTTTATTATGGACTGTTTTGTTTCAATTAATGGCAATTAGTCATGTTTGGAGACCTACTTTGTTGAAGGGTTGGCCTTCTTGCTTTCATAATCATGCTTCTTTGGATTCTCATTTCAATCTTCAATTGCCTATTTCCGCACCCAAGATTTTTCATCCTCCTAAAAGTAAGTTCCCTTTTAATTTCCGTATTTTTACTACGATAATTATTGTGTAAGACGGTATTTGTACCCAGGTCATGAGCACCACCTCTCATGATTTTACCAACTAAGCTGGTTGACATCTGCTTGTAAGACAGTTTCGGACTTTTTGATGTTGACTATTGATATCCTATGACATTTTATTAATCAGTCTTGTGTAAAACCGTTGTATGATACTCCGTACAACATAGGGAATAGTTATTAGCGAGGAGGTGGTATGATGCATAACGGTtttatttgagtttttgtgtTAGTCAATAGATTAAATATTGGGTCCAAAAGTAGAGACATTTCAGCATTATAGTTTGTGTGGTTTTCCCTTGATTGTTATACAATAATGTAGTTTTCTTTTTTGAtgttgttaattatggttgtTGGAGCATTTAAGTTATTAGAGGTGTTGTTAGTTTAAGGTGTGCTAATGATATGTCTTACCTAGAATGAGTAGTTAGTTTGTCATTTTGTGTAGTTTTTGCAATTAGTTTGTTTAGCCAAAGGGGAGCAATTTTCGGCCTGATTACCTGACATATACGATTTATGTGTTGATTTAGGAGTTTATAAGAACAATGGTTATCTCATGGTATCATGCAATGGCGGTCTTAATCAAATGCGAGCAGCTGTAAGTTGGTTACATTTACACATTTTATTGATCATCAAAAAGGGTTAATTATGGTCCAACTTTGCGTAACCAGCTTGTCTTGCAAAATTACTGTGAGACAGTCTTACCTAAATTTCCGCTTTTGATTGGTGACTGCAAAATTTTCCGCAGATATGTGACATGGTGGCCATTGCAAGACATCTAAATGTCACTCTAATTGTCCCAGAGTTGGATAAAACATCATTCTGGAATGACCCTAGGTAACTTGATTTCGCTAATGAGAATTTTTGCGGAAATAAGGAGTATCTTGAACTTGTTACAAGTTTATTGTTTTCGATTGTTGGACAGTGAGTTCCATGATATTTTTGATCTTGACCATTTCATCACATCATTGAGAGACGAAGTTCGGATACTGAAAGAGTTACCATTAAAGTTGAAGCTACGGAACGAATTTAAGCCGATGTATTCTTTGCCTCCTGTTAGTTGGTCAGACTTATCTTATTACCAAAACCAGGTTAGTTcaatttgacctaattagtttGAATTTAGTGGTTTTGTATGCATAATAGTAATGCATCTAATCCTCTGTCTATTTGATGTGAGACAGATTCTTCCACTGATCCTGAAGAATAAGGTTGTGCAGTTGAATAAAACAGATACTCGACTGGCAAATAATGGGTTGCCGATTGAGATTCAGAAGTTACGGTGTAAAGTAAATTATGATGCATTGAAGTTCACTCCCCAAATTGAAGAATTAGGGAAAAGGGTAGTTAAGATCCTTAGGCAGAGGGGTCCATTCTTGGTGCTTCATCTTAGATATGAAATGGACATGCTATCTTTCTCTGGCTGTACTCAAGGCTGTACCAAAGATGAAGCCGACGAACTGACAAGAATGAGGTAATGATgcgctttttttttttctttgcattTGAGCTTCTTGTTCATCTTTAAAATTAGGGTTAGACTACAATGGGGCCACGTTCAATTTGAtgttgtgggttttgaacatAGACAATGAGTACACGTCTTAGTGAGTTTACTAGCTAAGCTAGCTAACGTTTGCATACTGAAATTAGAGTTTTGATGCTGGTGGGTATTAAAACCGGTGGATGAATATCATGTCTCAATGACTTTACCAGCTAAATTAGCTCACAACTTCATAGTGATATTAGAGTATTGAAATTGAAGTCAAATTGTTTGGACCTAAATTTTCCAATGACAGGTATTCCTATCCATGGTGGAAAGAAAAAAACATTGACTCGGATGCAAAAAGAAGAGAAGGTCTTTGTCCATTGACACCCGAGGAAACTGCCTTAACCTTACGGGCATTGGGAATTGATCGAAATATTCAAATTTATATTGCGGCAGGGGAAATATACGGAGGAAAAAGGAGAATGGATAGATTAGCTTCATTTTTCCCTAATCTGGTTAGTATTATTACATGATTCATTTATCTCCTAAgctgtgcacattaaggaacaagGCTGAACTATTTTCATCAAACAGGTCAGAAAGGAGACACTGCTCAATCCATCAGACTTGAATTTCTTTCGGAATCACTCGTCTCAAATGGCTGCCTTGGACTACTTGGTTTCGTTGGAGAGTGATATCTTTGTTCCTACATATGACGGAAACATGGCTAAAGTCGTTGAAGGCCATCGAAGGTACTAAATGCTTGAACCCCTAATCCTGTCAAGATATATATGCGAATGATTAATAGATTAGCCAAATGAACTTGTAAACATGAGAGTACTGCAACATGTCGATCACCGCCCTTGAGCTAAGTTATATGAGACTGTTTTAATGTGTGtgtaattctttttattgtttataCAGATTCCTGGATTTCAAGAAAACAATCACACTAGACAGGAGGCAATTGGTTGAGTTGATTGACCGGTATACAACAGAAACACTAAGTTGGAATGAGTTCTCTTCCTCGGTGAAGAAAATTCATGCTAATCGTATGGGAAGTCTCCATCCTCGAACTATGATTCCCGATAAACCCAAAGAAGAGGATTATTTCTATGCCAATCCTTATGAGTGCCTTGAACAACCAAATTACAACCCATTACAAAGTGCATGATCATCTAAATAAATTCCCGGCACCTCCCATCCTTATGTCATGTACAGTTTGTATCCATCACCTTCCAAAACGACAAGCACCAGAGATAGATGGCACAGCTCCCGTCAAAGAATACGGTGATTGCGAGGTTTTCTCGAGCTCGTCATGAACATATATATAATActtataataatattaatattaatataccTAGTTAATAAGCTACTCCTATTCTTGTATAGAGTACTATAAGTTTAGCCAGAATTTTGATGCTGATGTGCTTGGAGTTTTAGAACATTTGTTACATTATTCTTTAAATTGGAAGGAAAGGTTCCGAAATCTAAGAGGATTAATGTCCAACATCTAGAAATGTAGGTGTGGGCATCACGTATTGTGAGGCTTAATATTCTGTAACCAATTCGAATTTGTTGTTGTAATAACACTCACTTTGTGGTCCTCTTTGGACCAGTTCTCTTCATGCCTAAATGTGAATGCATGATTGCTTTATTTCATCTGATTCTTGGATTTTGACTCTGTTGGTCGATTGTCTGGTTATTTTGGAACTAAGGTTCTGTTATTTGTTTACCCATACCCGCGTGGATTCATGGATTGTCTGGTTATTTTGGAAATAAGGCTGTCGTCGTGATCTTTACAACCCTGTTGTGACAATCCACTCCCTAACGCTGATCTCCCGAGTCTTACCTATGAGTATTAAAATCGTCTCTAGTCTGTTTTATTTTAACAAGAAAATGCGTTTCTATAACCCATTGTGCAAAAGTTTATGTGGGTTTTACACAAATCCCTCCGGTATCTTTGTACAAACGATTATTTCTTAAAAGACTAACGGTTGTGCGAGAGTTCCAAAACAACCATCATCATCTTATTCCAGTATCTAAGGAGCCATAGGAATAGCAAAACACAAAGGGAAAAATTTACGACCTCTCATCTATATAGTAACTCTGTCTTAACCACTAAACTATAACATTTTCAATCAACGGGTGTCTAAAAAGCggttacaataataatacaaaggATACATCTTTGACGTAGAAATGATTAAAAAAATAGCGTGGTTGAACAAAGAGACAGAATCAAGGAAGATAATAACAAGTATGTTTGGAATATATATGAACTGCCGTCCTTACTCGTTTTCATTTTAATTTGTCAAAATAATTGCCGGCTTTGGTCTTTTGCCAATAAAGGTCCAGCTAATGGAGAGAGAGGCACTTTGCACAACAGCACAAGTCCGATATTGTGCTTTCTTATGGAAAActataattattaatttaaaataaaataattataatatatacATGTCACGTATCGTTTTTAAATGTTGTTGGAGAGGCGACTTTGATGGCAACGTTAATGCGTTATGTAGTGGAGGATATTCTTCTTCACCAACCTTTAATTCTATTTTATACTAACTACTCccatcaatcaatactatatattaaatccagaaatcaagggacttcaatgtaattaaagaaagttatacaaattaattatactatatagttttaaatcaatagcaccgtgtgatggacccgattaagggatctcaatgcaaatattatataatttgggttaaaattaaattatatagaagcttggtaatttttctaaacatggtcaatttccttaaaataaaataattaattaagagggtcaatttccttaaaataaaataattaattaagatgattaatttcaaggagactaaaaggaAGAAGATgcctgataattttcctaaatatttatagaagactagaagatggtcaattttcttaaaataaaataattaattagtataaacatgcacacttatgttattaattattatcatcataaaattatatattaaatttaaaatatatgcaattttattaaactttatagtttattagatgtatagagatattaattatttaacatacaaaaatataataagtatgttataaataattcaagttagattccataatataaaATATTGCAAAATTCTTTCGacttgatttaatgcatatatgtaatatatttatataaatatataatcctcttaaaattgcatgcctaagtagtaaaagtaatttcgtcagtaaagaaaagaattgtagtaacattggatatagttatatgatagtaatcactcatttgaatagtaaaagtaacaatattatcaacgagattagtgagagtggtagaaacaacaacgggagtagtgaaataatcaatattaatgcggcaatagtgaaagtaacaataattacggcgggagtagtgaaattatcaatattaatgcggcagtagtgacagtaacaataattacggcgggagtagtgaaagtaacaatgattacgggcaagtagtgaaatgttattactattattttattaataagagtaaaatattaatagcggtaGTAGTGAATTtgttatttcatcgtaattttaggatatgttataaaaaatatattaatgataaatttatgggttatgcaactttaagtaattttatttaatgaaaaaaaaaattaatggtaagtagaggtagcccgggcgaagccgggcaccaatactagtcttAATATAATACTATTAGCAATTAGCATAATACAAATTGGTTTTGCTAAGATAGGCTCGACTTGTTGAAGAGACAATAATAAGTTTTGTACATATACATTGCAAAAATCTAAATTCTAGGGTGGCCATAAACTCACGGGCATTGTGACTTGAATGACAAAACAAAATTGTGACAGTCAATTATTTTTCAATATAAATAGGATTGTTTGGAATATCATTTTTAGAATTTTTTTGTCCAATGCTTCCTTTGTCTCACTACAGGTGAAATGAAATGATTCAAACTAAGGATACCATTTCAGCCTCTTAGGCGCAGAAAGCAAGGCCAACCaattttaaaattttcttttcaAAGTATCTTGTACTCCCTTCTATTCAGCCTAATGTTCCCCCTTTTTATaatactagtattggtgtccggcttcgctcgggctacctctacttaccattaatttattattcattaaataaaattacttgaagttgcataacccataaatttatcattaatatatttttctatgatatattctaaaattacgataaaataaattttgagacaaattcactactcccgctattaatattttactcttattaatgaaacaatagtaataacatttcactactttcccgtaatcattgttactttcactactcccgccgtgattattgttattgtcactactgccgcattaatattgataatttcactactctcgccgtaattattgttactttcactattggcgcattaatattgattatttcactactcccgttgttgtttctacaactttcactaatctcgctgataatattgttacttttactatatTCAAATGAATGATTAtcatcatataactatatccaatgttactacaattcttttctttactgacgaaattatttttactacttaggcatgcaattttaagaggattatatatttatataaatatattacatatatgcattaaatcaaatcgaaagaattatgcaatattatatattatgaaatctaacttgaaatatttataatctacttatattatatttttgtatgttaaataattaacatctctatacatctaataaactataaagtttaataaatttgcataaattttaaatttaatatataattttataatgataataattaataccataagtgtgcatgtttatactaattaattattttattttaaggaaattgaccatcttctataaatatttaggaaaattaccaagcatcttttttcttttagtctccttgaaattgaccatcttaattaattattttattttaaggaaattgaccatcttaattaattattttattttaaggaaattgaccatgttttagtctcttacaaatgttaaGGAAAATTACCAattttctatataatttaattttaacccaaagtatataatatttgcattgagatcccttaatcgggtccatcacacggtgctagtgatttaaaactatatagtataattaatttgtataactttctttaattacattgaagtcccttggtttctagatttaatatatagtattgatatgtgaggagtattataataaAAGGGGAATATTAGgctgaattggagggagtaataaattCCCACTTTATTTATGGTTACTATGATTTTTGACAAGATGCTACTGTGAGTCTGGTACAGTTGATGCAAGCACACTACAGCAGCAGCACAAACATTCATCTGCATCAAAGTGGCATCACCAAGTCTCCGGCCAGCAACCACCTTAGATATTTGTATAGAAGCTTCTAGATTCTGTTAGGGAGTTTGTTAGAGAGTTTGTTACACTTGTAACAAACTTTGACCGATGTAACTGATTTGACTAGGACTAGTTAGTTGCTCCTCTTCTTGTATATATGCACATACTTGTACATTGATCATAAGTTAATGCAATATAATTACaaattctatttacatttttgtttCTTCTATAATTCTGTAggtaaatatccgtatactaccccttaaattgcaggactataacgtaaaatttacatgcaatttatagtcataaaacgataaaacaatagaaacgataagtgtatagaaatcaacctcgggtccttttaattgcggcgtaaagaacagaaatctaagcagattccctcctaatcgttgcacccaagacttggtccgagatatgcccttgtgctagaacagtgttctccgattgccttgcaatatagggagaactgttgtgagttttgtcgagatgagagatctcggtttggagagaaaaattaatctctgaaaccctaatccttttcctaatgatgattaggttaaactcaaggagaaggctctccttttgttctcctagttcggccaagccgagtccatggggaggaaatgggcttttccatttcctcttctatttgactcgtaatccgaacccaaatggctaaatgtatatgacgctgTCTCGATTATAAGCTgtattatcggttatcggaaattaaggcatcactaATAATTCGGGTTATTTGGATTATTAATACGTGTCGAaaaaaagtattgtataattattttaatatacatttaattaaatataaatcacgtatatttaattttacgaattaactggttaattcgccttagcccatgatatttaatccgtattaaatataatatctcaacatcacatatttgactaattacttagtcaaataagtcggactaactggttagtcaatttttggcatctacatgacagtattttcataccgtcacatctctcgaacgtatcctataggtgtgacttttagggaccagttgatcaccgccatctgtatgacaataacgtcaaacttatctagcaagccaaccgttattgataaacgtggatcaaccgataataataccaaaagtatgccctttgatccttttagaggtttataagtccttgcactagctgttaaggacaccaaccccaacaagctcccacttgtccgtacaagtgtatgtgcaatgacgttatcgcACTAacctggaggacacaagctccaacaaactcccacttgtccgtacaagtgtatgtgcgataaccgattctcatattcatttaaaatctctcccactcaatgtaaaacaatttgcagatctggatccacaaaggtcgtattttacaatcgatctgtatctagagtggtttccccgactagagagtaacttaactgataaaacgaatccgtatccgagcatggccatgcatttcgattctgactcctcgagtggccccgagaaatatcgagtacacgataaaggctgaatatttccttcaactcgactccttccgatctaagcacaacatgaaatgaccagagaaaaaaatctacttggccccctgttacggatgaccgtgagaaagaaaccaaagtcacccaaaatctgccgtagtctcaagagactgtcgatagtcaaagaatcgactcttaggatcaccatggaagtcctatccacgaccaggcaacgaatgttataaaacatttaggactccacgtcgatgtcacaattgtgtcctacgaaatatccgtataaatcgcctctgtgattggtcagtcaacctgttgacttatggctcgttgaacccaccatcaaccaacgtcacagaataattgccagagttatcagctcatgtgggcaattaaggactaacaagatatgatgtttgttcagttcactttgtggtgttcaaaattgtcgtacaattccacatgaaaaacaaaatatatatatataaaatatcaaaacgatgatgtcgtatagagtacaaaggagaatgaatctgatccataaaagagtactacaactcaggaacacgtttgattcccatggaatttacgtgcccttcatgcttatcttgtcgtaatgctttagtgagaggatctgctatgttatcatctgtagcaatcttttctatcactactatcttttgctccacgtaatcccggattagatgagctttccgttgtacatgtctagacttgttgctagactttggctccttagcttggaagatggcaccactat from Silene latifolia isolate original U9 population chromosome 2, ASM4854445v1, whole genome shotgun sequence encodes the following:
- the LOC141643216 gene encoding rhamnogalacturonan I rhamnosyltransferase 1-like; its protein translation is MVGSCEKTEEFAITMCKIQECSRERKRVWEMGNKLKTILSDSSKFDKWRATMNRSSRVKLMLRAISTVLLWTVLFQLMAISHVWRPTLLKGWPSCFHNHASLDSHFNLQLPISAPKIFHPPKRVYKNNGYLMVSCNGGLNQMRAAICDMVAIARHLNVTLIVPELDKTSFWNDPSEFHDIFDLDHFITSLRDEVRILKELPLKLKLRNEFKPMYSLPPVSWSDLSYYQNQILPLILKNKVVQLNKTDTRLANNGLPIEIQKLRCKVNYDALKFTPQIEELGKRVVKILRQRGPFLVLHLRYEMDMLSFSGCTQGCTKDEADELTRMRYSYPWWKEKNIDSDAKRREGLCPLTPEETALTLRALGIDRNIQIYIAAGEIYGGKRRMDRLASFFPNLVRKETLLNPSDLNFFRNHSSQMAALDYLVSLESDIFVPTYDGNMAKVVEGHRRFLDFKKTITLDRRQLVELIDRYTTETLSWNEFSSSVKKIHANRMGSLHPRTMIPDKPKEEDYFYANPYECLEQPNYNPLQSA